In Desulfovibrio sp., the genomic window GGCCGGTTCCACCCTCCGCCCGATAACTTTTTCTGCCCAGACATCGACATTTTCAGGAAAAACCGGGCGCTCGCCCTTGATTTCTGACTCAAGACGGATAACAGCCAGGCTGTTTTCCATGGCCTTGTTGACGGCATCACGGTAAGCGCTTTCGGCCATTTCGTTATCGAGCTGGGCCAGAACAGTGCCCTTGTCCACAATCTGCCCTTCGTGCACGAGCACGGCACGCAGAATGCCGCCTTCAAGGTTCTGGATGGTCTGGGTGCGTTGCGAACCCACCACCGAGCCTTCGGCGTGGGTCACTTCGTCCACATCGGCAATGGCGGCCCAGATAATCAGGCACAAAAAGAAAACGGCGACGCTTATGGACAGCAGGCGTATGCCAAACTTGGGCCGCCGAGCCAGAGCCGCGTCAACCTCGTTGGCGTACAGGATATCGTCGGGCGTGAGCCCGTGCAGGGGAGCATCCATTGCGGCAAACAGGCCGACATTGCCCTGAAGCGGCCCTACGCCAGGCATGCCAGGCAGGCCCGGTACTCCGCCAGCAGCGCCCTGGCCCACGGCCTTGCCAAGCAACCTGTCGGCTGTTTCACGCAAAGACTGTCGCAGACTTTTATCGGGCTTCTGCTCTTGGTCACCGCCCAGCAAAAGCTGGCGCAAAAAAATCTCGAGGTTGCTTCGTTCCCTTTTTTTCGTTGTCAAAGCATCCATACCCAGAGGCCGCACCCCCCCGGCATCAGGCGCAAGACCGGCCATCAGGGTGGCAAGATCGGGCAAGGGCGCACCGGAGGTTCCGGACTGTGCCGGGTTGACGCCATCCGCACTGACCGGGGTGTCTTCAATACTTTCGCTACCGGGCATTTCGGGCAGGGGTGCATTCACATCTGGCCGCGAAAACTGCGAGCCAAAAGGCATGCCCAACGATGAACCCAAGGGGTGCCCGAGTGGCCTCCCGGCTTTGACAACTGGCTTCAAACCATCGCCCGCTGCCTTAACGGGTTCAGTGGGATACTGAACCATGGAAGGTATTTCCCCAGAGCTGTTGTTGGCCCCCTGTGCGACCGTTTGGGGCGCAGACAGGGGCTGTTCTTCAGCCTGTGGCATTATCTTTTTCTTCTGTGGCAACTGCATTGGCCCTACTCCAAAAACGCTCGGAGGGTCGTTTCAAAAATTGGCTTGCGTAAAAATCAGGCCATAGCCTCTCAGGCGCTTGCAGCATTTTCATGCGCATGCGGCGTGTCACCATGTCTGGCGGCCTGTTCCGCATTGTTCATATTTTTTTGCGAACGCTCGCGCAAAGTCTGCAAAACCACATCGCGCGGGCCGTCCAGCTTGATCTGGCCGTTTTCCATTACGATAAGCCGATCCACGATGCGCAGCATTGAAAGCCTGTGTGTAACCAGCACCAGAGTGCGCCCGCCGATAACTGCTTGCAGCCTTTTTTGCAGCATCAGTTCGGAATCCGTGTCCATATTGCTTGTGGGCTCGTCGAGGATAAGTACCTCGGGGTCGCGCACCAGTGCACGTGCAAGCGCCACGGCCTGACGCTGCCCGCCAGAGAGCGCCTTGCCCTGCTCGCCCACCTGGGCAGCAAACCCGGCGGGATTATTGCGCAAAAAGTCTGTAACACCAGCCAAGGACGCGGCGCGCAGAATGAGGTGGTCGTTTATTGTGGGGTCGCCCAGGGCAATGTTTTCGCGCACACTGCCATAAAACAGCACCACATCCTGGGGCAGAACACCCACGCGGCTGCGCAGCTCCATACTGGGAATCTGCCTGATGTCCACGTCGCCGAACTTCACGGCCCCGTCTTTGGGTTGGTACAGACCAATAAGCAGCTTGGAGAGCGTACTTTTGCCAGAACCCATGGGACCAATGACGCCCACCCGCTCACCCGGCTCAATCCGCAGCGAAATATTTTCCAGCGCCAGCCTATCCTGCCGGGGATAGGCAAAAGAAACCCCCTCCATGGTAAACGATGGCCGCAACATGCCAAAGTCCATGCAGGTTTTTTCCATCTGGTTTTCAGAAGGCAACATCATCAGCATATCCAAAGCCTTGAGCGCCACCTGCGAATTTTGCATTCGTGTGAGCAGCGAAGCCATCTGGAGCAGGGGCGCCATGGTGCGGCCCACCAGAATATTGCAGCCTATAAGCGCGCCCATGGTCATGAGGCCGTCAGAAATGCGGTACACGCCCCACACCACCATGGCCACGGTAACGATCTGCGTGACAAGCATGGAGGAAGTCACAGCCAGATTGTTGTATTTGCGCGAATCGCTGTTTGACTTTGCAGAAAGTCCCACCACCGATTCCCACAGCTTTTGCATGCGGCTTTCGGCCATGCAGCTTTTGAGGGTTTCCAGGCCGCCCACAATTTCGACCAGCAGGGCATTTTTTTGCATGTTCTGCTTGTAGCTGGCCTCGGCGCACTCGCGCGAGCGGTGCTGCAACAGCAGGCCGATGCCAATCATTACGGGCATGGCCCCCACAGACAGCATGACCATGGGGCCACCAATAAAGGCCGTAAGCAGCAAAAAAATAACCAGAAAGGGTAGATCGATGCAGGCAAGCAGGCTTGAAGAGCTGAAAAATTCGCGCAACTGCTCAAATTCACGCAGATTGTTGACCAGAGCACCGGTGGATTCTGGCTTGGCGTCAAGCCGCATGGAGAGCACTTTTTCAACCAGCGAACTGGAAAGCACAATGTCGGCATTGCGCCCCGCCACGTCCACAAAATGCGTGCGCAAGGCCGAAAGCAGGAAGTTGAACAGGTAGATTATGCATATGCCGCTGGCCAGTACCCACAATGTCTCAACGGCATTGTTGGGAACCACGCGGTCGTACACGTTCATGACAAACAGGGGGCTGCCGACGGCAATGAGGTTGATAACCACGCTTGCCAGTGCCACATGCCTGTAAATGGGGGCATAATAACGCAACACATCCCAAAACCAGCGCTTGCCGCGCCCTATGCTGAGGCGCTCGGTTCTGTCTTCGGGCAGGGCCTCCACAGCCGCAAACAGAGCATAGCCAGAGTATTCTTCCTTCAGCGCCTCTATCGGCACAAGCTGCGCGCTTTCGTAGGTTTCAGGAAAAACCACCTCGGCCATGTCGCCATCAAGAGCGGTAAGCACACACGAGCGGTCATGGCTGAGCAGCAGAATGCAGGGCAGTACCAGACCGGGGATATCTGCGAGTTCGGGGCGATAGGCAATGCGGCCAGTCAGACCGGCCTTGCGGGCCGCCCGCAGGCACGACTGCGGCGTAACGTTGCTGCCGGAGAGCCCGGCCATGAGCACGTGGGGTGAAACAGCACGGCCGCGAAGACGCAACAGAACAGAGAGGCTGCGCAACAGACCTGGCATAAAATCCACATCTGAAGGACGCAGCGGCCCCATGGAGGGTGCAGAACGCGGCGGAGCGGCAGCAGCCTGCTGGCTTATCTCCCTGTGCTCTGTTGAAGAATCAGCCCCGTTGTCAGCTGCCTGACTGCCGGTTGCATGGCCTGAAACAGGGGGCTTGGCCTGTTCGCCCGACCCCGGAGAAGAAAAATTGTCCATGCGTATTCCGTTGATACTAAACAGGAAAAATCAGCGTCACCACTGCATCTTGGCTGCACACACCAAAAAGC contains:
- a CDS encoding HlyD family type I secretion periplasmic adaptor subunit, producing the protein MQLPQKKKIMPQAEEQPLSAPQTVAQGANNSSGEIPSMVQYPTEPVKAAGDGLKPVVKAGRPLGHPLGSSLGMPFGSQFSRPDVNAPLPEMPGSESIEDTPVSADGVNPAQSGTSGAPLPDLATLMAGLAPDAGGVRPLGMDALTTKKRERSNLEIFLRQLLLGGDQEQKPDKSLRQSLRETADRLLGKAVGQGAAGGVPGLPGMPGVGPLQGNVGLFAAMDAPLHGLTPDDILYANEVDAALARRPKFGIRLLSISVAVFFLCLIIWAAIADVDEVTHAEGSVVGSQRTQTIQNLEGGILRAVLVHEGQIVDKGTVLAQLDNEMAESAYRDAVNKAMENSLAVIRLESEIKGERPVFPENVDVWAEKVIGRRVEPAMLGRVSQIIQDQENAWNSRRDQLNAEIDVLQSQYVQRLHDVEELTARKLQLDRSLELSIEQRNTAYALVQRNNFSKLEYLGMQQRVVELQGQIDSLAATIPKAKAAADESKQRITSRKAEQIAAVTDEINKRRQELNSLRENLSAGRDRVTRTELRAPVRSTVKQIYISTVGGVVKPGEPIMDLVPLDDTLVVEAKVKPQDVAFLRPGQEVMVKVSAYDFSIYGGLEGKLESISADTIEDKKGEHFYLVKVRTQKNAIVYHNESLPIIPGMVVTADILIGKKTVLDYLLKPILKAKQNALRER
- a CDS encoding type I secretion system permease/ATPase yields the protein MDNFSSPGSGEQAKPPVSGHATGSQAADNGADSSTEHREISQQAAAAPPRSAPSMGPLRPSDVDFMPGLLRSLSVLLRLRGRAVSPHVLMAGLSGSNVTPQSCLRAARKAGLTGRIAYRPELADIPGLVLPCILLLSHDRSCVLTALDGDMAEVVFPETYESAQLVPIEALKEEYSGYALFAAVEALPEDRTERLSIGRGKRWFWDVLRYYAPIYRHVALASVVINLIAVGSPLFVMNVYDRVVPNNAVETLWVLASGICIIYLFNFLLSALRTHFVDVAGRNADIVLSSSLVEKVLSMRLDAKPESTGALVNNLREFEQLREFFSSSSLLACIDLPFLVIFLLLTAFIGGPMVMLSVGAMPVMIGIGLLLQHRSRECAEASYKQNMQKNALLVEIVGGLETLKSCMAESRMQKLWESVVGLSAKSNSDSRKYNNLAVTSSMLVTQIVTVAMVVWGVYRISDGLMTMGALIGCNILVGRTMAPLLQMASLLTRMQNSQVALKALDMLMMLPSENQMEKTCMDFGMLRPSFTMEGVSFAYPRQDRLALENISLRIEPGERVGVIGPMGSGKSTLSKLLIGLYQPKDGAVKFGDVDIRQIPSMELRSRVGVLPQDVVLFYGSVRENIALGDPTINDHLILRAASLAGVTDFLRNNPAGFAAQVGEQGKALSGGQRQAVALARALVRDPEVLILDEPTSNMDTDSELMLQKRLQAVIGGRTLVLVTHRLSMLRIVDRLIVMENGQIKLDGPRDVVLQTLRERSQKNMNNAEQAARHGDTPHAHENAASA